In a genomic window of Bordetella petrii:
- a CDS encoding Bug family tripartite tricarboxylate transporter substrate binding protein: MRIAGFSAAMAVVCAVGMSSASFADSFPNKPIRLIVPYTAGGQTDILGRALGKELSAALGQPVVIENHTGAGGNIGMDMVVKATPDGYTLGLGTNGPLAGNATLYKDLPYNPAKDFSPVTRIALVPNVLVVHPSLPVRNVNELIALLKENPQKYSYASGGSGTTQHLGAELFKLMTDASMAHVPYRGEGAAMSDVLAGRVPIFFVGPVVGVPYVEAGKLRALAVTSKERSPALPDVPTMIEAGVPDYVLTAWYGLVAPVGTPDAVIKKLNLASVKALNSSAIQERLAALGGTPAPGTSQEFGDFIRSEILRWADLIQRTDARSD; the protein is encoded by the coding sequence ATGAGAATAGCTGGATTCTCGGCTGCGATGGCGGTCGTCTGCGCGGTCGGCATGTCGTCCGCGAGTTTTGCGGACAGCTTTCCGAACAAACCCATCAGGTTGATCGTGCCTTATACGGCAGGGGGCCAGACCGACATTCTGGGCCGTGCTTTGGGAAAAGAATTGTCGGCGGCGCTGGGGCAGCCAGTCGTGATCGAGAATCATACCGGTGCGGGAGGAAACATCGGCATGGACATGGTGGTTAAGGCCACCCCTGACGGCTATACGCTTGGACTTGGAACGAATGGTCCACTGGCGGGCAACGCTACCCTGTACAAAGACCTGCCTTACAACCCCGCGAAAGATTTCTCGCCGGTGACCCGTATTGCATTGGTCCCAAATGTGCTGGTTGTTCATCCATCGCTGCCGGTACGCAACGTGAACGAGCTCATCGCGCTCTTGAAGGAGAATCCCCAAAAGTACTCCTATGCGTCCGGCGGCAGCGGCACGACGCAGCATCTCGGCGCCGAGCTGTTCAAGCTCATGACGGACGCGAGCATGGCACATGTTCCATATCGCGGAGAAGGCGCCGCCATGAGCGATGTGCTGGCGGGACGGGTTCCGATTTTCTTTGTCGGCCCGGTCGTCGGCGTGCCGTATGTAGAAGCGGGAAAATTGCGGGCTTTAGCGGTCACTTCGAAAGAGCGGAGTCCCGCGCTGCCGGATGTGCCCACGATGATCGAAGCAGGCGTTCCGGATTATGTGCTGACCGCCTGGTATGGCTTGGTCGCGCCTGTCGGCACGCCGGACGCGGTCATCAAGAAACTCAATCTGGCCAGCGTAAAAGCCCTGAACTCCTCCGCGATACAGGAACGGCTGGCGGCTTTGGGTGGTACGCCGGCGCCTGGGACGTCGCAGGAATTCGGCGATTTCATCCGTTCGGAGATTCTCCGCTGGGCGGATCTCATCCAGCGTACGGATGCCAGATCCGACTAG
- a CDS encoding acetate--CoA ligase family protein: MSSMILGARARPFLNPLSIAVIGASADEDKIGGRPIKYLRLAGYSGPIYPINPKRDAIHGLKCYPSITAVDDDIDLAIISVPAQEVLSAVESCVAKRVSGVLIFSSGFSEVDEAGRILQERIVQLASEGGVALLGPNCAGTFNTRAGLLATFSSGILDKPPQPGSISFVSQSGAFGINMLVLAGERDLGLSMCLTSGNQADVDVAEALAYMAQDPETEVIGVCIEGIPDFDRFLAAIELARRNRKPVIVLKLGRSEVGARAVASHTASIAGSDEVFDAILRQYSVCRAHSIEELLDIAYACSLRRHPPNDKLGIITVSGGVGILTADQASAAGLDVAELPAQPQAAIKALLPFAAAGNPVDVTAQITTQPALVEPMFEHMLAGGYGSSIALFTYLPRNRVLFEKMLFYFERVASRYPGHFFVICALTDSEMRTRLESMGYAVFDDPGRAVRAIRALVDFQKAFDLPSAVREAVVMLGAKSVRRGAVYDEFQAKKLLALAGIPGLPEELVSSVDQALGAAKRIGYPLVMKIVSPEIKHKSEIGGVLLDIKDTEQVRQGYETLLRRAADAAPNAEVRGVLMARQVKGGVETILGVFRDPVIGPIVMFGLGGVLVEILKDVTFRRAPISRDEAYRMIREVKGHALLQGVRGVPAADEDALIVALVKLSIFAASQIDSIESIDVNPFVVLPAGNGAFALDALIEVRSA, from the coding sequence ATGTCCAGCATGATTCTCGGAGCCCGCGCGCGGCCATTTCTGAACCCTCTCTCCATTGCGGTAATCGGCGCGTCGGCGGACGAAGATAAGATCGGCGGGCGGCCGATAAAGTATCTCAGGCTCGCCGGCTATTCCGGGCCGATTTATCCGATCAATCCAAAGCGCGACGCTATCCACGGACTGAAATGCTATCCCTCGATTACCGCCGTCGATGATGATATCGATCTTGCGATCATTTCCGTTCCCGCCCAGGAGGTGCTGTCGGCGGTCGAGTCATGTGTGGCGAAGCGCGTGAGCGGCGTGCTCATTTTCTCCTCTGGGTTTTCCGAGGTCGATGAGGCGGGACGTATTTTGCAGGAACGCATTGTCCAACTGGCGAGCGAAGGAGGCGTTGCGCTGCTGGGACCCAATTGCGCAGGCACGTTCAACACGCGGGCCGGATTGCTCGCCACCTTCAGCAGCGGAATCCTTGACAAGCCGCCGCAGCCCGGTTCCATCTCCTTTGTCAGTCAGTCTGGAGCCTTCGGAATCAACATGTTGGTGCTCGCCGGAGAGCGAGATCTCGGACTGAGCATGTGCCTGACCAGCGGCAATCAGGCCGATGTGGATGTGGCGGAAGCCCTGGCTTACATGGCGCAGGACCCGGAGACCGAAGTCATTGGCGTATGCATCGAAGGAATTCCGGACTTCGATCGCTTTCTTGCGGCCATCGAACTGGCTCGTCGCAATCGCAAGCCGGTGATCGTGCTGAAACTGGGGCGCTCCGAGGTCGGCGCGCGGGCAGTGGCTTCGCATACCGCGAGCATCGCCGGATCGGACGAGGTCTTTGACGCAATTCTTCGCCAATACAGCGTCTGCCGCGCCCACTCCATTGAAGAGCTGCTGGATATTGCCTATGCCTGCTCGCTTCGGCGCCACCCGCCGAATGATAAGTTGGGAATCATCACGGTATCAGGCGGCGTCGGCATATTGACTGCCGATCAGGCGTCGGCGGCCGGGCTGGATGTTGCGGAGCTGCCGGCGCAGCCTCAGGCCGCCATCAAGGCGCTGCTGCCGTTCGCCGCGGCCGGTAATCCTGTGGACGTCACAGCGCAGATTACGACTCAGCCCGCATTGGTTGAGCCGATGTTCGAACATATGCTGGCCGGCGGCTATGGGTCTTCGATCGCGCTATTTACCTATCTTCCCCGCAACAGGGTTCTGTTCGAGAAGATGCTCTTCTACTTTGAGAGGGTAGCGTCCAGGTATCCCGGCCATTTCTTCGTCATATGCGCCCTGACCGACTCGGAGATGCGCACACGCCTGGAAAGTATGGGCTATGCGGTATTCGACGATCCGGGCAGAGCGGTCAGGGCAATTCGCGCGCTGGTCGATTTCCAGAAGGCGTTCGACCTACCGTCCGCGGTGCGCGAGGCAGTTGTCATGCTCGGGGCGAAGAGCGTTCGACGCGGGGCCGTGTATGACGAATTTCAGGCCAAGAAGTTGCTGGCGCTTGCGGGAATTCCCGGCTTGCCGGAGGAACTCGTGTCGTCCGTCGACCAGGCGCTGGGCGCCGCCAAGCGCATAGGCTATCCGCTGGTCATGAAGATCGTTTCACCCGAAATTAAGCACAAATCCGAAATCGGCGGCGTGCTTCTTGATATCAAGGATACGGAACAGGTTCGACAGGGCTACGAAACCCTGCTGCGGCGGGCTGCCGACGCGGCGCCGAACGCGGAGGTGAGGGGCGTCCTGATGGCACGACAGGTGAAGGGTGGTGTCGAAACCATTCTTGGCGTATTCCGCGATCCCGTAATCGGCCCCATTGTCATGTTCGGCTTGGGCGGCGTGCTGGTCGAGATCCTCAAAGACGTCACCTTCCGAAGAGCGCCCATTTCTCGCGACGAAGCATATCGCATGATTCGTGAAGTGAAAGGACATGCGCTGCTGCAAGGCGTGCGCGGAGTCCCCGCGGCCGATGAGGACGCGCTGATCGTTGCCTTGGTCAAGCTGTCCATCTTTGCCGCATCCCAGATTGATTCGATTGAATCTATTGACGTCAATCCTTTCGTCGTCTTGCCCGCGGGCAACGGTGCATTCGCCCTGGATGCATTGATCGAGGTCCGCAGCGCGTGA
- a CDS encoding enoyl-CoA hydratase/isomerase family protein, producing MHTEKSETVLLGKEEGLATITLSRPEKRNALSTEMRLRFGACIADVSNDPEVKVVLIQGEGEAFCAGADLDKAPDSPLAWRDRILLAQKHHIAIARMQKPVVAAVQGMAVGGGASIALAADILVMAEDAKLVFPFVRLGLVPDGGLSYLLQAKLTAAVSIDLLLAGGTLTAAQALRLGLTRRVVANQELGSAGLELARELRRLPWEAAMLTKSLCAQHWAAGLERVLSHEADAFALASSTEGHARALAAMREKLKKDK from the coding sequence ATGCATACTGAAAAATCAGAGACTGTTCTGCTCGGCAAAGAAGAAGGCCTGGCAACGATTACCTTGTCGCGGCCAGAGAAGCGCAATGCGCTGTCGACTGAAATGCGACTTCGGTTCGGAGCGTGCATTGCCGACGTGTCAAACGACCCGGAAGTCAAGGTCGTGCTTATACAAGGCGAAGGCGAAGCATTCTGCGCCGGCGCGGATCTGGACAAGGCGCCGGATTCACCGCTGGCGTGGCGAGACCGTATTCTGCTTGCGCAAAAGCATCATATCGCTATTGCAAGAATGCAAAAGCCCGTCGTCGCCGCCGTTCAGGGAATGGCGGTCGGCGGAGGCGCGTCAATCGCCCTTGCCGCCGACATTCTGGTGATGGCGGAAGACGCCAAGCTGGTTTTTCCCTTTGTGCGATTGGGCCTGGTTCCGGACGGAGGCCTGAGCTATCTGCTGCAGGCCAAGCTGACTGCCGCGGTCTCCATCGATTTGCTGTTGGCGGGTGGAACGCTGACCGCAGCGCAAGCCCTGCGATTGGGTTTGACACGGCGCGTTGTGGCAAATCAGGAACTGGGTTCCGCTGGCCTCGAACTGGCCCGGGAACTGCGGCGTCTGCCGTGGGAAGCGGCAATGCTCACGAAGTCACTGTGCGCACAGCATTGGGCGGCGGGACTGGAACGTGTGCTCAGCCATGAAGCGGATGCTTTTGCGCTCGCTTCGTCGACTGAAGGGCACGCGCGCGCCCTGGCGGCCATGCGCGAGAAACTCAAAAAGGACAAATGA
- a CDS encoding acyl-CoA dehydrogenase family protein, with amino-acid sequence MRNPNIDYGLSDEQKMIRESVLSLLEKAMPRERILEMDEARQFPIEAYMALAEAGWIGLPHEREYGGSEGSCKDLAIFVETVSYHNAQLASAYLTTAIYGGMQVKYGASAEVKAEILPKLVSGALRLALCITEPATGSDVASISTRAVQDGDDYLISGQKVYITCAHMADYLVVATKTNPDARHKGITLFLVDAHAPGVAVRPLKGLGRRMIHTNEVFFDDVRVSSARMLGELNGGWRALMRGLNIERLCLAAAACGNMMRIIDDARDFATQRAQFGNPISSYQAIAHKFADMQIMATSARVMTLHVAEMLDAGQTPTMETAIAKVQATESNSRCADMGMQIMGGAGYMMEHPMQMYFRDARVGTIGGGTSEIMRSIIAKQMGL; translated from the coding sequence ATGAGAAATCCCAATATTGATTATGGTCTATCCGACGAACAGAAAATGATCCGCGAAAGTGTGCTTTCGCTTCTGGAAAAGGCCATGCCTCGAGAGAGGATCCTGGAAATGGACGAAGCGCGCCAGTTTCCCATCGAGGCCTATATGGCGTTGGCCGAGGCCGGTTGGATCGGGTTGCCGCACGAGCGTGAATACGGGGGCTCGGAAGGCTCGTGCAAGGACTTGGCCATCTTTGTCGAAACGGTTTCTTATCATAATGCTCAACTGGCGTCCGCCTATCTGACTACCGCCATCTATGGCGGCATGCAGGTCAAGTACGGGGCAAGCGCCGAAGTCAAAGCGGAAATCTTGCCGAAGCTGGTCTCCGGCGCTCTGCGCCTGGCGCTTTGCATCACCGAACCCGCGACGGGTTCGGACGTTGCGTCTATTAGTACGCGCGCTGTCCAGGATGGGGACGACTACCTCATCAGCGGGCAGAAGGTGTACATCACTTGCGCTCATATGGCGGACTACTTGGTTGTGGCAACCAAGACCAATCCCGATGCGCGGCACAAGGGAATCACATTATTCCTGGTCGATGCTCATGCGCCGGGCGTTGCCGTTCGACCGCTCAAGGGATTGGGGCGGCGAATGATCCACACCAATGAAGTCTTTTTCGATGACGTGCGGGTATCGTCCGCTCGCATGCTTGGCGAACTCAACGGAGGCTGGCGGGCTTTGATGCGCGGGCTGAACATCGAGCGTCTGTGCCTTGCCGCGGCGGCGTGCGGGAACATGATGCGCATCATCGATGACGCTCGTGATTTCGCCACGCAACGCGCGCAATTCGGCAACCCCATTTCGAGCTATCAGGCGATCGCCCACAAATTCGCCGATATGCAGATCATGGCGACCAGCGCGAGAGTCATGACCCTTCATGTCGCGGAAATGCTGGACGCGGGACAAACCCCCACCATGGAGACAGCGATCGCAAAAGTACAGGCGACCGAGAGCAACTCTCGATGCGCGGATATGGGAATGCAGATCATGGGCGGCGCGGGATACATGATGGAGCATCCGATGCAGATGTATTTTCGCGATGCAAGGGTTGGCACTATCGGAGGCGGTACGAGCGAAATCATGCGTTCGATCATCGCCAAGCAAATGGGCCTGTGA